A single genomic interval of Pyrus communis chromosome 7, drPyrComm1.1, whole genome shotgun sequence harbors:
- the LOC137740080 gene encoding protein ARABIDILLO 2-like has product MHRATAATNPLQTLLDLINSTLSLLLRSSLSVHSFVGRWTALNSKLASLHSSVADISDSPHWAQNPLLHTLLPQLLSTLQRLTALADQCTDAEFAGGKLLMQSDLDMAASSLSNQLRDLDLLLRSGVLHQSNAIVLSHPGPGSDKEDLGFFIRDLFTRLQIGGVEFKKKALESLLQLLNGGDDKSPGLVAREGNVAYLIHLLDFHQQPSVREQAIFAVCLLASADDESSRKAVFEEGGLGPLLRILESGSTHLKEKAAMAVEALTGDPENAWAVSAYGGVSVLIEGCRSGSPATQTHAAGAIRNIANVEEIKTALGEEGAVPVLIQLLLSGTMTAQEKSANCIAILASSDEYFRALIIRERALQRLMHLIQDLPSSDTLEHVLRAITSLSASDSCSKILSSSTLFLVQLAEFIKQGNTTLQQISVSLLAHLSVHVSDGNKRALGSCMGSLVKLMESPKPVGLQESAAQSLLSLLTVRSNRKELVRDEKSVMRLVQLLDPKNHEMVSSNFPVAVVAAVLSGGSGGCRKRLVAAGAYPHMQRLAEMEVAGAKKALQRLTGGRLKTIFSWTWRGIDPGN; this is encoded by the coding sequence ATGCATCGCGCCACCGCCGCCACAAACCCACTCCAAACCCTCCTCGACCTCATCAACTCCACCCTATCCCTCCTCCTCCGCTCCTCCCTCAGCGTCCACTCCTTCGTCGGCCGCTGGACCGCCCTCAACTCCAAGCTCGCATCCCTCCACTCCTCCGTTGCCGACATCTCCGACTCCCCCCACTGGGCCCAGAATCCCCTCCTCCACACCCTCCTCCCTCAACTCCTCTCCACTCTCCAGCGCCTCACCGCCCTCGCCGATCAATGTACCGACGCCGAGTTCGCCGGCGGGAAGCTCCTAATGCAGAGCGACCTCGATATGGCCGCCTCCTCGCTCTCTAATCAGCTTCGCGACCTCGACTTGTTGCTCAGATCTGGAGTCCTCCACCAGTCAAACGCAATTGTTTTGTCCCACCCGGGTCCCGGGTCGGATAAAGAGGATTTGGGCTTCTTTATCAGAGACCTCTTCACCCGGTTGCAAATCGGCGGCGTCGAGTTCAAGAAAAAGGCTCTTGAGTCGCTCCTTCAGCTCCTCAACGGCGGCGACGACAAGTCGCCCGGCCTCGTCGCCAGGGAAGGTAATGTCGCATATTTGATTCATTTGCTCGATTTCCACCAGCAGCCTTCCGTCCGCGAGCAGGCTATCTTCGCCGTCTGCCTCCTGGCCTCCGCGGACGACGAGTCCTCGCGCAAGGCAGTGTTCGAAGAAGGGGGTCTGGGTCCTCTGCTGAGAATACTCGAATCCGGGTCTACCCATTTGAAAGAGAAGGCCGCGATGGCGGTAGAGGCACTCACCGGCGACCCAGAAAACGCCTGGGCCGTCTCCGCCTACGGTGGCGTCTCGGTCCTCATTGAAGGCTGCCGATCTGGGTCTCCGGCGACCCAGACACATGCTGCCGGCGCCATTAGAAATATTGCCAATGTGGAAGAAATAAAAACTGCTTTGGGAGAAGAAGGGGCCGTGCCAGTACTAATCCAGTTACTTCTCTCCGGCACCATGACCGCCCAAGAAAAATCAGCCAATTGCATAGCGATTTTAGCCTCCTCTGACGAGTATTTCCGAGCTCTGATCATTCGAGAACGTGCGTTGCAGAGATTAATGCATTTGATCCAAGATTTACCGAGCTCGGACACATTGGAACACGTCCTCCGAGCCATCACATCGCTTTCAGCATCAGATTCCTGCTCTAAAATCCTGTCGTCTTCAACCCTTTTCCTGGTTCAACTCGCCGAGTTCATAAAGCAGGGCAACACAACGCTACAGCAAATCTCAGTCTCCTTACTCGCTCACTTATCGGTGCATGTGAGCGATGGGAACAAGCGAGCGTTGGGCAGCTGTATGGGGTCGTTGGTGAAGCTCATGGAGTCGCCGAAACCGGTGGGTCTACAAGAATCGGCAGCCCAATCGCTTTTGTCGCTGTTGACTGTCCGGTCGAACCGGAAAGAGCTGGTGAGAGATGAGAAGAGCGTGATGAGGCTGGTCCAGCTGCTGGACCCAAAGAATCACGAGATGGTGAGCAGCAACTTTCCGGTGGCGGTGGTCGCGGCGGTGCTCAGCGGAGGGAGCGGTGGTTGCCGGAAAAGGTTGGTGGCCGCCGGAGCTTATCCGCATATGCAGAGACTGGCGGAAATGGAGGTCGCTGGAGCAAAGAAGGCGTTGCAGAGACTCACCGGCGGTAGGCTAAAGACCATCTTCTCCTGGACTTGGAGGGGAATAGATCCTGGTAATTAA
- the LOC137739730 gene encoding uncharacterized protein encodes MVYKPWKIIPRPLLETVLNNHAQRHRVPQPLILHGPRGAGKTTLILERLLGEWNKGPHLTGYVDFAESIKDHHPQFNQSFPWASWSNCPPTTLPNCRTKLESCLESMAHKGVQLGSISSHQIFSILSNWHGLNTALRRVIAGNGASKNALSEKVSGSVLWDRAVFALSARCNGQEIDGILGLTEKKNVPLEEASYYREAVVALRLAKEVIKQQQSWRANAIAHFNRTGGFSGSLANLCTDWPCLLMELLSQAAEIDHFQPKLVINNVEVLKNAILLDENSSVCGSMYHDSLIWRIIALGANERCFPVILVTSDSYYSYRAYMDFGFPDIFISREAFGWSPQEAKLHMVTDYFSNSEWSVIVEVFGPNPRHLFELYALKQANYYQLLEDNKDSTFEDIVDSYLAYLQITVVNPAMEKALGLLQKFAADARSGKFSKDRLRFGAPWRHPPPKNDPTMCLGWAKIQLMDFVQSLINTEFGINYLADCSLEIMDDPSAVALVEVGLLYAQRDPSIIRPISRGIQRCIVRWLVQERMQISYPKFVQYKWQRFMCGRSYRHLMLQVGYK; translated from the exons ATGGTGTACAAACCATGGAAGATCATCCCACGGCCATTGCTAGAAACCGTGCTCAACAACCACGCCCAGCGCCACCGCGTGCCTCAGCCTCTGATCCTCCACGGCCCCAGAGGCGCCGGCAAAACCACCCTCATCCTCGAAC GTCTGCTGGGGGAGTGGAACAAAGGCCCTCACCTCACCGGCTACGTCGACTTCGCCGAGTCCATCAAAGATCACCACCCGCAGTTCAATCAATCGTTTCCATGGGCTTCCTGGTCCAATTGCCCGCCGACCACTTTACCCAATTGCCGAACCAAGCTCGAAAGCTGCCTCGAATCCATGGCTCACAAGGGCGTCCAGCTGGGTTCCATCAGCTCCCATCAAATCTTCTCCATTCTCAGCAATTGGCATGGTCTTAACACGGCGCTCCGCCGCGTTATTGCCGGCAATGGGGCTTCCAAGAACGCGCTTTCTGAGAAAGTTTCCGGGTCGGTTTTGTGGGATCGGGCAGTGTTCGCGCTAAGTGCTCGATGTAATGGCCAAGAGATTGATGGGATTTTGGGTTTGACTGAGAAGAAGAATGTGCCGTTGGAGGAGGCTTCGTATTATAGGGAGGCCGTTGTGGCATTGAGATTGGCAAAGGAGGTGATTAAGCAGCAGCAGAGTTGGAGGGCTAATGCCATTGCTCATTTTAATCGGACTGGGGGATTTTCGGGGTCTTTAGCGAATTTGTGTACTGATTGGCCTTGTCTGTTGATGGAGTTGTTGTCACAAGCAGCTGAAATTGATCATTTTCAG CCTAAGCTGGTTATTAACAATGTCGAAGTTTTAAAGAATGCGATTCTGTTGGATGAGAATTCATCAGTCTGCGGATCCATGTATCACGACAGTCTAATATGGAGAATAATTGCTTTAGGTGCAAATGAGAGGTGCTTTCCTGTTATACTCGTGACATCGGATAG TTACTATTCATACCGAGCTTACATGGATTTTGGATTTCCAGACATATTCATCTCTCGTGAG GCTTTTGGCTGGAGTCCCCAGGAAGCTAAGTTACATATGGTTACTGATTATTTCAGTAATTCAGAG TGGTCGGTGATTGTTGAGGTATTTGGTCCAAACCCACGACACCTATTTGAGCTCTATGCACTCAAACAGGCCAATTACTATCAACT GTTAGAAGACAACAAAGATAGCACATTTGAAGACATTGTGGATTCATATTTAGCTTACTTGCAA ATTACTGTAGTGAATCCGGCCATGGAGAAGGCATTGGGGCTCCTTCAAAAGTTTGCTGCTGATGCACGAagtggaaaattttcaaaagatAGACTACGCTTTGGTGCACCGTGGAGACATCCTCCACCTAAAAATGATCCCACCATGTGCCTTGGATGGGCAAAGATTCAGCTGATGGATTTTGTGCAGTCTCTAATTAATACAGAATTTGGA ATTAATTATCTAGCTGATTGTAGCCTTGAGATCATGGACGATCCTTCTGCTGTTGCATTGGTGGAG GTTGGTTTGTTGTATGCTCAACGGGATCCATCAATCATTCGCCCCATATCTAGAGGCATTCAGCGGTGTATTGTAAGATG GCTTGTCCAAGAAAGGATGCAGATAAGTTACCCGAAATTTGTACAGTATAAATGGCAGCGTTTTATGTGTGGCCGTAGCTATCGTCATTTGATGCTACAAGTAGGCTATAAGTAG
- the LOC137738827 gene encoding clathrin coat assembly protein AP180-like → MPSKLKKAIGAVKDQTSISLAKVSNNNNSANLEVTVLKATSHDVVPIVDKYIQEILTLITSNKSYASSCAQAIAKRIGKTRNWIVVLKSLMLVLRIFQDGDPYFPIEVLHAMKGGAKILNLSNFRDDSNSCPWDYTAFVRTFALYLEERLDCFLTGKLQRRFTYQRDQEFNNNRRSSRSNGPVIRDMKPAILLDRIHYWQKLLDRAIATTPTGAAKTNRLVLISLYSIVQETYDLYRDISDGLALLLDSFFQLQYQSCVNAFHACVKASKQFEELASFYALCKILGVGRTSEYPSVQKISDELLETLQEFLKDQASFPGRSPPTHLQIGSDQMAGKEGKNKGLSFEPNEIASSEQYEGSERGSAFGSACTSLEDLTSVADHSGNVSPSWSVEQEFYNSEEQPDKTPENESIRRANGNGSTQSLPAEVDQPQPVSVGFDLVSFDDWTPRPDQTKQQEKGVEQLFGVENQEGAKHGWELVLFESTNKEPPLQRSSPPPSSVNNLFDSSNLDSLFQKSSVPQHQYNPFLEDTIPIESFATSSSSKTTASNGFGNFGDDLLWSPSTSQPAAPTFCAHNSNVGQMAPTFPTQNTNNTTTVPTVPAHNPNNTTMTPPPFGGPSPKGGTISPTLWTQHSNESTMAPTFCARSTNEPTTAPTFCAQSPKELAAATFCAQNSNESGMAPTFRAVARDNKSVAPRFHADEANEFAAAPTFSVQSENDPFAVLPDATSTSDPMCNESMNQDSLLHQQRLWLEQQNKIIAKHMS, encoded by the coding sequence ATGCCAAGCAAGCTAAAGAAGGCAATTGGAGCTGTGAAGGACCAAACGAGTATAAGCCTAGCCAAGGtctccaacaacaacaactcGGCCAACCTCGAAGTCACAGTCCTCAAAGCCACGTCCCACGACGTCGTCCCCATCGTCGACAAATACATCCAAGAAATTCTCACGCTCATTACGTCCAACAAATCGTACGCCTCCTCCTGCGCCCAAGCCATCGCCAAGCGCATCGGCAAAACCCGCAACTGGATCGTCGTGCTCAAATCCCTCATGCTCGTCCTCCGCATCTTCCAAGACGGCGACCCCTATTTTCCGATCGAAGTCCTCCACGCCATGAAGGGCGGCGCCAAAATCCTCAACCTATCCAACTTCCGCGACGATTCCAACTCCTGCCCGTGGGATTACACCGCCTTCGTCCGCACCTTCGCCCTCTACCTCGAAGAGCGACTGGACTGCTTCCTCACCGGGAAGCTCCAGCGGCGGTTCACCTACCAGCGCGACCAGGAATTCAACAACAACCGCAGAAGCTCCCGGTCCAACGGGCCCGTCATCCGCGACATGAAGCCCGCGATTCTGCTCGATCGGATACATTACTGGCAGAAACTGCTCGACAGAGCGATCGCCACGACGCCAACGGGGGCGGCCAAAACAAACCGTTTGGTATTGATCTCGCTCTATTCGATCGTTCAAGAGACGTACGATCTGTACCGGGACATATCCGACGGTTTGGCTCTGCTTCTAGATAGCTTCTTCCAACTGCAATACCAGTCGTGCGTGAACGCCTTTCACGCCTGTGTGAAAGCCTCAAAACAATTTGAGGAGCTAGCGTCGTTTTACGCGCTCTGTAAGATCTTGGGGGTTGGGAGGACCTCGGAGTATCCGAGCGTGCAGAAAATTTCGGACGAGCTTCTGGAGACGTTACAGGAGTTTCTGAAGGATCAGGCTTCGTTTCCGGGTCGGTCGCCGCCAACCCATTTGCAGATTGGTTCGGATCAAATGGCGGGAAAGGAGGGTAAGAATAAAGGGTTGAGCTTTGAACCGAATGAAATCGCTTCTTCTGAGCAATACGAGGGGTCAGAGAGAGGCTCTGCTTTCGGTTCGGCTTGCACTTCGTTGGAGGATTTGACGAGTGTCGCCGACCACAGTGGGAATGTGAGTCCGTCTTGGTCGGTGGAGCAAGAGTTTTATAATTCAGAGGAACAACCGGATAAGACACCGGAGAATGAATCCATCAGACGGGCGAATGGGAATGGATCAACCCAATCATTGCCGGCTGAGGTCGATCAACCTCAACCGGTGAGTGTTGGGTTTGATCTTGTTTCTTTTGACGACTGGACACCACGACCAGATCAAACAAAGCAACAAGAAAAAGGAGTTGAACAACTATTTGGTGTCGAAAATCAAGAAGGTGCGAAACATGGATGGGAGCTTGTGTTGTTCGAGTCTACAAACAAAGAACCGCCGCTGCAAAGATCATCGCCACCACCTTCGTCTGTAAATAATCTGTTTGATTCATCAAACCTAGACAGTTTGTTTCAGAAATCTTCAGTCCCACAACACCAATACAATCCATTTCTCGAAGATACAATTCCAATCGAGAGCTTTGCAACCTCTTCGAGTTCAAAAACCACCGCCAGCAATGGCTTTGGAAATTTCGGAGACGATTTGCTTTGGTCCCCTAGTACGTCCCAACCAGCGGCACCAACATTTTGTGCACATAATTCAAATGTTGGACAAATGGCGCCAACATTCCCCACGCAGAATACAAACAATACAACAACAGTACCGACAGTTCCCGCCCACAATCCAAATAACACCACAATGACACCGCCACCATTTGGCGGGCCGAGCCCAAAAGGGGGCACAATTTCACCAACATTGTGGACGCAACATTCCAATGAGAGCACAATGGCACCGACATTTTGCGCGCGGAGCACGAATGAGCCCACAACTGCGCCAACATTTTGTGCTCAGAGTCCGAAAGAGTTGGCAGCAGCAACATTCTGTGCCCAAAACTCCAACGAGAGTGGAATGGCACCGACATTCCGTGCGGTGGCTCGTGATAACAAGAGTGTAGCTCCGAGATTTCATGCAGACGAAGCTAATGAGTTCGCAGCTGCGCCGACATTCAGTGTGCAGAGTGAAAACGACCCGTTTGCAGTGTTACCAGATGCGACAAGTACTAGTGATCCTATGTGTAACGAATCGATGAATCAAGATAGTCTGTTGCATCAACAGAGACTGTGGTTGGAACAGCAAAACAAGATTATTGCTAAACATATGTCTTGA
- the LOC137740982 gene encoding palmitoyl-monogalactosyldiacylglycerol delta-7 desaturase, chloroplastic-like: MEQKEGDAVAMLELYYWLVKWRVQLLGRQWNFMDVGTLVVVLGLHFLALLAPFHFNGSAVWLAMALYVITGLGVTLSYHRNLSHKSFKLPKWLEYSFAYCGVLSLQGSPLEWVSTHRNHHQFTDTWNDAHTPIKGFWFSHIGWLFDYGSRFGSIEGRLNNVGDLKKQPYYIFLHYTYPFHSLALGVLLYTVGGLPFLVWGLGVRTILYLHVTFAINSICHKWGKKVWDTGDLSKNNWLFGLLAHGEGWHNNHHAFEYSARQGFEWWQVDLTWYVIRFLQAVGLATDVKLPTEIQKKRKALSNKISKEKPGTVKTNGNSKEY; encoded by the exons ATGGAGCAAAAGGAAGGAGATGCTGTGGCAATGCTGGAGCTGTACTATTGGTTGGTGAAGTGGAGAGTACAACTCCTGGGGAGGCAATGGAACTTCATGGACGTGGGGACTCTGGTTGTCGTTTTGGGTTTGCATTTCCTTGCCCTTTTAGCACCATTTCATTTCAATGGGAGTGCAGTTTGGTTGGCCATGGCACTGTACGTGATCACAGGTCTCGGTGTAACGCTGTCTTACCATAGAAATCTCTCCCACAAAAGTTTTAAGCTTCCGAAATGGCTTGAGTACTCTTTTGCCTACTGTGGGGTTCTGTCCCTTCAG GGAAGTCCACTTGAATGGGTGAGCACACACAGGAACCATCACCAGTTTACTGATACATGGAATGATGCTCACACCCCAATTAAGGGCTTTTGGTTTAGCCATATTGGTTGGCTCTTTGATTACGGTTCGCGGTTTGGAAGT ATTGAAGGACGACTCAACAATGTTGGAGATCTGAAAAAGCAGCCGTACTATATATTTCTCCATTACACATACCCCTTTCACTCACTTGCTCTTGGAGTTCTACTATATACCGTGGGAGGCCTACCCTTTCTAGTTTGGGGCTTG GGTGTGAGGACGATACTTTATCTCCACGTTACATTTGCCATAAACTCGATTTGCCACAAATGGGGAAAGAAAGTGTGGGATACTGGTGATTTGTCTAAAAACAATTG GTTGTTTGGATTGCTAGCACATGGAGAAGGTTGGCATAATAACCACCATGCTTTTGAGTACTCAGCTCGACAGGGCTTTGAATGGTGGCAAGTTGATCTTACTTGGTACGTAATAAGATTTCTTCAAGCTGTTGGTTTGGCAACTGACGTTAAACTCCCAACCGAGATTCAGAAAAAACGAAAGGCTTTAAGCAACAAAATCAGCAAGGAAAAGCCTGGAACAGTTAAAACCAATGGAAACTCCAAAGAATACTGA